Part of the Desulfolutivibrio sulfoxidireducens genome is shown below.
GACATCCTGCGCATCAATCCCAAGAAGTTCGAGATCCTGCCCCTGGCCTACGTGCGCGGCATGAACATCGAAAACGCCTTCGTGATCATCGACGAGGCCCAGAACCTCTCGCGCACCGAGGTCCGGGCGATACTCACGCGCATGGGCGAGGGGGTCAAATGCCTGTGCCTGGGGGACACCTCCCAGGTGGACAACCCCTATCTCAATGAATCCAACAACGGCCTGAACTGGATCGTCCGAAAATTCAAAGGGCTGCCAAACTACGGGCACATCGTGCTCAAGGGCGACAAGTCGCGTGGGCCCATCACGGACATGGTCCTGAAGTCCAGGTTGTAGCCGGCCTGTGGGGGGCGGCGCCTCCCCCCCGCGGTGATCCTCTCGCATGCCGGCCTCGAGTTTGCGACCGCGTCCCTCCCGCCATCCCCCCGCCCCGGGGCCGTGGCCCTCGGCACGCCGCCGGCCCTTGGGCGCGCCTGGCCGCCTTCCCGCCCGCGTCCTGGCCCCGAGGGCTCGCGGACATACCCGGACAGCCGCGCGCTCTTCTTGACGAGGAGGCGAAAACTCCATAGTTTTCCGGAAAGATACGGCAGAAGAAACCGGCCGTGAAATCGCCACATGAATACGACCCCGTCTCCCGCCGAAGGGATACCCACACGCGGTCTCACGGAGGACCGAGCCTACGCCACCGCCTTCGTGGCCAGACAGCCCATCTTTGACACACGCCAGAAGGTGCGCGGCTACGAACTCCTGTTCCGGGACAGCGCGGAATCCCTCTGCGCCCGGTTCGCCGACCAGTGCCAGGCCACCATGAAGGTCATCGCCGACGCCTACGTCTGCCTGGGGCCGGACATGGCCGGCGGGACGAAGATCATGGTCAATTTCAGCCGATCGGGCATCCTGGACCAGTTGCCCTACGCCCTGCCCCCTGGCCGCACGGTCATCGAATTCGGGGAGTGTTTTCTTCCGGACAAGGACCTGCTCGCGGCCCTGCGCAAGCTCAAATCGGACGGCTACATGTTTTCCCTGGACGGCTTCCACGATGTCGGCGGCTGCGGCCCCCTGGTGGCCCTGGCCGACATCATCAAGGTGGACGTGCTGGACCAGACGCCCGGCGAGGTGGCGGCCATCCTCGACGCCGTGGGGCCGGCCGGCCCGATCCTTCTGGCCAAGCGGGTGGAGACGGCACACCTTTTCGAGATGTCCAAGGCCATGGGATTCACCTGGTTCCAGGGCTTTTTTTTCCAGCGTCCCGAGATTGTTCCCGGCCGCAAGCTTTACTCCAACCAGCAGTCCCGGCTCAAACTGTTCCGCCTGATCGAGCGCGAGGACCTGGAACTCGAAAAGGTGGCCGAGATCATCCAGTCCGACGTGTCCATCAGCTACCGGCTCTTGTCCCTGCTCAACTCCGCCGCCTTCGGCCTGCCCCAGAAGGTGACTTCCATCGAGCGGGCCATCATGATGCTTGGCTGGAAGTCGCTACGCAACTGGCTGCGGGTGATCATTTTCACCGACCTGGCCCCGCGGGGGAAAACCCGGGAGTTGTCCTTCACCTCGGTTCTGCGGGGCCGGTTCATGGAGACGGCGGCCGAGGCCCACCATGCCCCGGTCTCCCCCGCGACGCTGTTCCTTCTGGGCCTTTTCTCCCTTCTCGACGCCATGCTCGACCTGCCCATGCGCGAGATCGTGACCTCCCTGCCCATCGAGGAGGAACTCAAGGAGGCCCTGTGCGGCGAGCACAACATCCACGCCGACTGGGCCGAGTTGGCGAAATGCTTTGAAACGGCCGACTGGCGACGGCTTGACGCCTTTGTCGAGGCCCTGGGGCTCGATCCCGCCCTGGTGGCCAAGTGTTATCACGAGGCCCTGACCTGGACCAATTCCTTCTTTCTGCTCAATATTTGACCATCCCCAGGAGGCCCATGCCCATCACGGACAATATGGCCGCGGCGCTCAAGGAAACCTCGATCCTCTATGTCGAGGACGATCCGGTGGCCACGGCCCTGACCCAGGCCACCCTGGGCGCGCGGGTCAAGACCCTGTACCTCGCCGAAAACGGGCGTGACGGGCTCATGGCCTTTGTCCGCTTCAACCCGGATGTGGTGGTCACCGACATCCGCATGCCCAAGATGGACGGCATCGCCATGGCCGCGGCCATGCGGGAGATGCGCCCGGAGACGCCGATCGTCGTCACCACCTCCCTGGACAATCCGGAGCTTTTGCGCAAGGCCATGAAGCTGGGCATAGGCAGCTATGTGCTCAAGCCCTTCGACCCGGACGGGCTTGCCGAGATCGTGGGCCGGCACGCCGTGTCGGCGCGCCATCGCGTGGAACTGGAGAAGCACAAACGCCTGGGCGAACTGCTCCTGGACAACCTGCCCAATCCGGCCATGCTCCTTGACCGGGACACGGGGCGGGTGCTTTCGGCCAACGGCTTCGCCGTGCGCCTGGGCCTGCCCCCGGGCACGGCCATGGCCCAGACGGCCTTCTCGGGTCCCTTTTCACACGCCGAGCAAAGCGGCCAGTTGACCGATTTCCATTCCGGGTCCCATGTGGACTTTCCGGGCGTGCCGGCCTTCGATCGCCTGTGGGACGTGAACATCGATCCGGTCACCGATTCCGTGCTCCTTTTTTTTGCCGTGGACATCACCGAGCGCCAGCGCATCAAGGAGGAATTACAGCGGGAAAAGGCGTTTATCGCCGCCATCCTGGAGAATTCCCATGACGGCATCGCCGTGGTCTCCCCCGAGGGCCTGGTCAGGTTCATAAGCCCCGGCATGGAGCGGCTCTTCGGGTACACCCTGGACGAGATGACCCAGCTTGCCCCATGGGCGGAAGCGGTCATCCCGGGGAAGGCCGACCGCGCCCTGTTCATCGATGTATGGCGCGAAGGCGGCAACGCGGACGCCGACCACATCTTCCCCATCCTGCACAAGACCGGGGAGCGCCGGTATTGCCGTCTGCAGACCTCGCGCATGCCCGGGGGCGACGTGGTCATCAACGGCCAGGACATTACCGGCATCAAGCTGGCCGAGGAACGCATCCGGCACATGGCCCTGCACGATCCCTTGACCGGTCTGCCCAACCGCCAGCTTCTCCAGGACCGCCTGCTGCACGCCCTGGCCCAAGGCAAACGCCGCAACACGCTCACGGCGATTTTGTATATCGACCTGGACCGTTTCAAGGACATAAACGACGCCTACGGCCACGATGCGGGCGACGTGGTGCTCGGGCAC
Proteins encoded:
- a CDS encoding diguanylate cyclase domain-containing protein, translated to MPITDNMAAALKETSILYVEDDPVATALTQATLGARVKTLYLAENGRDGLMAFVRFNPDVVVTDIRMPKMDGIAMAAAMREMRPETPIVVTTSLDNPELLRKAMKLGIGSYVLKPFDPDGLAEIVGRHAVSARHRVELEKHKRLGELLLDNLPNPAMLLDRDTGRVLSANGFAVRLGLPPGTAMAQTAFSGPFSHAEQSGQLTDFHSGSHVDFPGVPAFDRLWDVNIDPVTDSVLLFFAVDITERQRIKEELQREKAFIAAILENSHDGIAVVSPEGLVRFISPGMERLFGYTLDEMTQLAPWAEAVIPGKADRALFIDVWREGGNADADHIFPILHKTGERRYCRLQTSRMPGGDVVINGQDITGIKLAEERIRHMALHDPLTGLPNRQLLQDRLLHALAQGKRRNTLTAILYIDLDRFKDINDAYGHDAGDVVLGHTAERLARCVREADTVARMGGDEFVIVLPELTKKEEASEVASRVLATLAQPVVMEDRSHVLGASIGIAMHPGDGAYPDEILRKADRAMYETKKAGGMGYRFFTEPPA
- a CDS encoding EAL and HDOD domain-containing protein produces the protein MNTTPSPAEGIPTRGLTEDRAYATAFVARQPIFDTRQKVRGYELLFRDSAESLCARFADQCQATMKVIADAYVCLGPDMAGGTKIMVNFSRSGILDQLPYALPPGRTVIEFGECFLPDKDLLAALRKLKSDGYMFSLDGFHDVGGCGPLVALADIIKVDVLDQTPGEVAAILDAVGPAGPILLAKRVETAHLFEMSKAMGFTWFQGFFFQRPEIVPGRKLYSNQQSRLKLFRLIEREDLELEKVAEIIQSDVSISYRLLSLLNSAAFGLPQKVTSIERAIMMLGWKSLRNWLRVIIFTDLAPRGKTRELSFTSVLRGRFMETAAEAHHAPVSPATLFLLGLFSLLDAMLDLPMREIVTSLPIEEELKEALCGEHNIHADWAELAKCFETADWRRLDAFVEALGLDPALVAKCYHEALTWTNSFFLLNI